The following proteins are co-located in the Pseudomonas fluorescens genome:
- a CDS encoding HNH endonuclease signature motif containing protein — protein MSGKFRESIDLVGQDILKERLEYDPDTGIFNWLIPPPRSAVGDIAGRTNTNGYLEVWLLSKRYLLHRLAFLYMDGDHPASEIDHIDGCRTNNAWSNLRRVSSAENSRNKKIFSNNRSGASGVHYDRSTSEWVASIRSGGKLIRIGSYGLKFFAKQARLAAEKKYGFHENHGKR, from the coding sequence ATGAGCGGAAAATTTCGAGAATCAATTGATCTTGTGGGCCAGGATATCCTGAAGGAACGACTGGAATACGACCCTGATACCGGGATATTTAATTGGTTAATCCCACCTCCGCGCTCAGCTGTAGGAGACATCGCAGGACGAACTAACACCAATGGCTACCTCGAGGTCTGGCTTTTAAGTAAGCGTTACTTGCTCCACCGCCTTGCGTTTCTATACATGGATGGGGACCACCCTGCATCTGAAATAGACCATATAGATGGATGCCGCACAAACAACGCATGGTCGAACCTACGAAGAGTTTCTTCAGCAGAAAATTCCCGCAATAAAAAAATATTTTCTAACAACAGAAGCGGCGCATCTGGCGTTCACTACGACAGAAGTACTAGTGAGTGGGTTGCATCTATCCGATCCGGCGGAAAGCTAATCCGCATCGGCAGCTACGGACTGAAATTCTTTGCAAAGCAGGCAAGGCTTGCAGCTGAGAAGAAGTACGGCTTCCACGAAAATCACGGAAAGAGATAG
- a CDS encoding TraR/DksA C4-type zinc finger protein: MSDICDDADVVIEEALNRSLSQIPRYTGISATECVDCGDVIPEGRRVAIPGVTLCAPCKALDDVRKLGVRRG, encoded by the coding sequence ATGAGCGACATCTGCGATGACGCCGACGTAGTAATCGAAGAGGCCCTGAATCGGTCCCTATCCCAGATCCCTCGCTACACCGGAATAAGCGCCACAGAGTGCGTGGATTGCGGTGATGTGATTCCGGAAGGCCGTCGTGTGGCTATTCCGGGGGTGACGCTGTGCGCTCCGTGCAAGGCGCTGGATGACGTGCGGAAGCTGGGGGTGCGCCGTGGATAA
- a CDS encoding oxidoreductase, which translates to MTAAKATDEQIIEALKTMTVAQAAAHFGMHERSLWARKAAMVRKGWSPDHDMVHIVPDGFRLKGTSSLYKEGVKEPVLQWVKTAVDHERQHEMMVAACEAMSQDLPQIDPVRGPISTLAHLMAVYPIGDAHIGMRAWGAETQGDSWDMTEAVRVQCGAMAALVNLAPAAEQAVIINLGDWFHADNMDGTTSRSGHIMDLDGRYAKMISVGMKVMRQCIASALQKHASVRVINVVGNHDDTGALWMSVALRHTYENEPRVIIDRAPSAFHYIEHGKVLIGTHHGHTCKSERLPGVMAADQSEAWGRTKFRYWYLGHVHHQSVKEYAGVTVESFNTLTAKDAYAAFGGYRAQQNMKCIVMHSEFGEVSRHTVSPDMLKEVAA; encoded by the coding sequence ATGACCGCAGCCAAAGCAACAGACGAGCAGATCATTGAAGCGCTCAAGACAATGACCGTTGCCCAAGCGGCGGCGCACTTCGGCATGCACGAGCGCAGCCTTTGGGCGCGCAAAGCTGCAATGGTTCGTAAAGGCTGGAGCCCTGACCACGACATGGTGCACATAGTCCCGGATGGATTCCGCCTCAAGGGAACGTCCAGCCTGTACAAGGAGGGCGTCAAGGAGCCTGTACTTCAATGGGTGAAGACGGCAGTTGACCACGAGCGCCAGCACGAGATGATGGTTGCGGCCTGTGAGGCGATGTCCCAGGACCTGCCACAGATTGATCCAGTCAGAGGGCCTATTTCGACCCTCGCGCACTTGATGGCTGTTTACCCAATTGGTGACGCCCACATCGGAATGCGAGCGTGGGGGGCCGAAACACAGGGTGACAGTTGGGACATGACCGAGGCCGTCCGGGTGCAGTGCGGCGCCATGGCAGCACTGGTAAACCTGGCTCCGGCAGCAGAACAGGCAGTAATCATCAACTTGGGCGACTGGTTCCACGCAGATAACATGGATGGCACTACCTCAAGATCCGGCCACATCATGGATCTGGACGGCCGCTACGCCAAGATGATCAGTGTGGGCATGAAGGTGATGCGCCAGTGCATCGCATCGGCTCTCCAGAAGCACGCCAGCGTCCGCGTGATCAACGTGGTGGGTAACCATGACGACACGGGCGCCCTCTGGATGTCAGTAGCCCTGCGCCACACCTACGAGAACGAGCCGCGCGTAATCATCGACCGCGCGCCGTCGGCCTTCCACTACATCGAGCACGGCAAGGTGCTGATCGGCACCCACCACGGCCACACCTGCAAGTCTGAACGCCTTCCGGGTGTCATGGCTGCCGACCAGTCCGAAGCCTGGGGCCGTACCAAGTTCCGCTATTGGTACTTGGGTCACGTCCACCATCAGAGCGTCAAGGAGTACGCCGGGGTTACGGTCGAGTCGTTCAACACACTGACCGCCAAAGACGCCTATGCCGCCTTCGGTGGCTACCGCGCCCAGCAGAACATGAAGTGCATCGTCATGCACTCCGAGTTTGGCGAAGTATCCCGTCACACCGTAAGCCCAGATATGTTGAAAGAGGTGGCAGCATGA
- a CDS encoding HNH endonuclease: MKLTKKQRADLREKFDGRCAYCGCDLPDRRHADHVEPVVRELLSKRNPNGTWKLVSGKALKPHLDHVENMNPACPPCNISKGGMSLEGWRAWLSGHIKSLNSYHPIYRIAKAYGLIQETGAEVVFHFERIASQEDAV, from the coding sequence ATGAAGCTGACCAAGAAACAGCGCGCGGATCTGCGCGAGAAGTTTGATGGCCGATGCGCCTACTGCGGCTGCGACCTTCCAGATAGACGGCATGCCGATCATGTTGAACCCGTCGTGCGCGAGCTTCTATCCAAGCGCAACCCGAACGGTACATGGAAGCTTGTATCTGGAAAGGCTCTTAAGCCGCACCTTGACCATGTCGAGAACATGAACCCGGCGTGCCCGCCTTGCAACATCAGCAAGGGCGGCATGAGTCTTGAGGGTTGGAGAGCATGGCTTTCCGGGCATATCAAAAGCCTGAACAGCTACCACCCTATTTATCGGATAGCGAAGGCATACGGACTGATTCAAGAAACTGGTGCGGAGGTGGTTTTCCATTTTGAGCGAATCGCCTCTCAGGAGGATGCCGTATGA
- a CDS encoding DUF551 domain-containing protein, with product MSDWIKVSDKLPELDTPVWLRMPENIMVVGERGSSTDGWMWAACYGFYFNAIGEWDANESDASDEYEPTHWQPLPQPPTE from the coding sequence ATGAGCGATTGGATCAAGGTCAGCGACAAGCTGCCCGAGCTGGACACGCCTGTTTGGCTGCGAATGCCCGAGAACATCATGGTCGTCGGAGAACGAGGCTCCAGCACTGACGGCTGGATGTGGGCGGCCTGTTACGGGTTCTATTTCAACGCTATCGGCGAGTGGGACGCCAACGAAAGCGATGCCAGTGACGAATATGAGCCAACCCACTGGCAGCCACTTCCGCAACCGCCCACCGAATAA
- a CDS encoding BRO-N domain-containing protein produces the protein MHTSNTDVQALNNPAPRFSQSENVARIKPVTPFDFHGFPVRVIDDGHGEPWFIAKDIAEALGYSNTSKAINVHCKAVSTCHTEMGGQVRAVQIIPERDLYRLVMKSKLPAAEQFEEWVVGQVLPTIRKTGSYTAQDTNNSKVIGELAILECFDRLLKPAPSSKMMMLAQIAANNGLDAKFLPGYAIDAAPDATGGSSMETKPITDLIKENGIASTAAAFNRLLAANGFIKKCQRNSTKRGVVDFWSVTDKGLRYGKNLTSPNNPRETAPHWYVDRFLELAKLIGKGRP, from the coding sequence ATGCATACGTCTAACACCGATGTACAGGCCCTGAATAATCCCGCGCCACGTTTTTCGCAATCAGAAAACGTGGCGCGGATTAAGCCAGTGACTCCTTTCGACTTCCACGGTTTCCCTGTCCGCGTAATTGACGACGGTCACGGGGAGCCCTGGTTCATCGCCAAGGACATCGCCGAAGCCCTCGGCTACTCCAACACGTCGAAGGCGATCAATGTCCACTGCAAAGCGGTCAGTACCTGCCATACCGAAATGGGAGGCCAGGTCCGCGCAGTGCAAATTATCCCCGAACGCGATCTCTACCGCCTGGTGATGAAGTCCAAGCTTCCGGCCGCTGAACAGTTCGAAGAGTGGGTGGTGGGTCAGGTGCTGCCGACCATTCGGAAGACCGGCTCTTACACCGCCCAGGACACGAACAACTCCAAGGTCATTGGCGAACTCGCCATCCTGGAATGCTTCGATCGCCTACTGAAGCCGGCACCCTCCAGCAAAATGATGATGCTTGCGCAGATCGCCGCTAATAACGGACTGGATGCGAAATTCCTCCCTGGCTATGCCATCGACGCCGCTCCAGACGCTACTGGCGGATCATCGATGGAAACCAAGCCCATCACCGATCTCATAAAAGAAAACGGGATAGCCAGCACGGCCGCGGCCTTCAATCGTTTGTTGGCCGCCAACGGCTTTATCAAGAAGTGCCAGCGCAACAGCACCAAGCGCGGTGTCGTCGACTTCTGGTCGGTGACTGATAAGGGACTTCGATACGGCAAGAACCTGACCAGCCCCAATAATCCACGCGAGACCGCGCCGCATTGGTACGTCGATCGCTTCCTCGAGCTTGCCAAGCTTATTGGCAAAGGACGTCCATGA
- a CDS encoding LexA family transcriptional regulator: MAEQGLTAKQVAETLEVSPQTLNNWFNRGLPARAIYQAALKLFVGQHWLTTGEPDPSGRSDPPVPPAADSNASLDGPFDVWDDDTPLENDEVYVPFLKEVELSAGSGRTVVEQSHKQRLRFGKMTLRRQNVQPSEAVCVTVSGNSMEPVLPNGSTVGVDQGSTSVIDGKMYALNHGGQLRVKILYRMPMGGLRLRSYNRDEHPDEEYTAQQMMENELVVLGRVFWYSVLV, translated from the coding sequence ATGGCCGAGCAAGGCCTTACCGCAAAGCAGGTCGCTGAAACCCTTGAGGTTTCACCGCAGACTTTAAATAACTGGTTTAACCGGGGGCTCCCAGCACGCGCCATTTATCAGGCAGCTCTAAAGCTGTTTGTGGGCCAGCACTGGCTAACCACGGGGGAGCCTGACCCGTCTGGCCGATCCGACCCTCCAGTTCCGCCAGCCGCCGACTCGAACGCATCTTTGGATGGCCCTTTCGATGTCTGGGATGACGACACTCCCCTGGAAAATGATGAGGTGTACGTGCCCTTCTTAAAGGAGGTGGAGTTATCGGCCGGTAGCGGCAGGACGGTCGTCGAGCAATCCCACAAGCAAAGACTTCGATTTGGGAAGATGACTCTGCGGCGCCAGAATGTTCAGCCTAGCGAGGCAGTATGCGTGACCGTCAGCGGGAACAGCATGGAGCCGGTTTTGCCGAACGGCAGCACGGTAGGAGTTGACCAGGGGTCAACATCCGTCATTGATGGGAAAATGTACGCGCTGAACCATGGCGGCCAGCTTCGGGTGAAGATTCTTTATAGGATGCCGATGGGTGGCTTGCGCCTGCGCAGCTATAACCGTGACGAGCATCCCGACGAAGAGTACACAGCTCAGCAGATGATGGAGAACGAGCTTGTCGTTCTTGGAAGGGTTTTTTGGTATTCGGTCCTGGTGTAG
- a CDS encoding tyrosine-type recombinase/integrase, which translates to MAYYEKRGDAWRAQIRRKGYPTLSATFDTKAEAQRWAAEIEGDMSRSRFVDTREAESTTLTEAMTRYVNEVSEAKKGSAQEKVRAKKWQSSEWGNKSLAAIRSSDMAAYRDAELKSGKSTATVRLNLALISHLYTVASKDWGIQGLKNPCTAIRMPKGSKQRERRPTTAELKALYKHAGEINAELPVIVELAVETAMRRSELVMLRKDQVRGRVAFLEDTKNGERRSVPLSKRAVELLDGLPTPIDGGRFFHLKLDSVSNYFALACEAAKIKDLRLHDMRHEATSRMFERGLAMMEVASITGHRTLSVLRRYTHLCPNDLAEKLG; encoded by the coding sequence ATGGCCTATTACGAGAAGCGCGGTGACGCCTGGCGAGCCCAGATCCGTCGCAAAGGATACCCGACACTTTCAGCAACCTTCGACACTAAGGCAGAAGCCCAGAGATGGGCAGCCGAAATCGAGGGTGATATGTCACGTTCGCGATTCGTTGACACGCGGGAAGCGGAGAGCACAACGCTCACCGAAGCCATGACGCGGTACGTCAACGAGGTGAGCGAGGCGAAGAAAGGATCGGCCCAGGAGAAGGTGCGCGCCAAGAAGTGGCAATCGTCGGAGTGGGGGAATAAGTCCCTGGCCGCGATCCGCTCCAGCGATATGGCTGCGTACCGCGATGCCGAGCTGAAGTCCGGTAAGTCCACGGCTACCGTCCGGCTGAACCTGGCGCTGATCAGCCACCTATATACAGTCGCGTCAAAGGACTGGGGGATTCAGGGCCTGAAGAACCCGTGTACCGCCATCCGCATGCCGAAGGGCAGCAAGCAGCGGGAGCGCCGGCCGACCACCGCCGAACTCAAGGCACTTTATAAGCACGCAGGCGAGATCAATGCTGAGCTGCCAGTAATCGTAGAGCTGGCCGTGGAGACGGCAATGCGCCGGTCTGAGCTGGTCATGCTGCGAAAGGATCAAGTTCGGGGGAGAGTTGCATTCCTCGAAGACACGAAGAACGGCGAGCGCCGATCCGTTCCGCTGTCAAAGCGGGCGGTGGAACTCTTGGATGGATTGCCGACGCCGATTGACGGCGGCAGGTTCTTTCATTTGAAGCTGGACAGCGTGAGCAACTACTTCGCCCTGGCGTGTGAGGCAGCGAAGATCAAAGACCTCCGCCTTCACGATATGCGCCATGAGGCAACCAGCCGGATGTTCGAGCGCGGGTTGGCGATGATGGAGGTGGCATCCATCACCGGGCACCGCACCCTTTCGGTATTGCGCCGCTACACGCACCTTTGCCCGAACGATCTGGCTGAAAAGCTGGGATAG
- a CDS encoding DUF1073 domain-containing protein, translated as MTTSKPRIKIQAGKVVSTDSLSNMVANIGTNRDKRTHNVFGFEFVNQIELEAAYQSNWIARRIVDKPNEDALREWRTFNGKQAKDIQNEERRLGVQQAYLDTCCWADLYGGAALLMVTGQDLSSPLDLDKIKKGGLKNLVVLDRWDIQPTEFNLTDPLKPNWMLPEYYMMVNGEQRIHYSHIIRRTGARLPRRMRMFEQGWGDSRLRRCMSDLRDVVATKGGIASLVLEANVDTVSVKGLQGALASAQSDKITERYRLFGMMKSLVNLGLLDQDNEKYERNSISFSGLSQIMEQFMVWTAGAAEMPVTELWGQSASGLSATGEGDRKTYEGTIKGKQDGQMRLDLEALDQVLIRSALGDYPADLEFEWKPLSLPTGTEQAQEDLADAQADALSIEAGVIRPSHAMRRVQSKGTYAITDEQIAAQEQIEKDQDNGIGDDGEGLPGFSLGETDGDKPGDAGAAEKETPRP; from the coding sequence ATGACCACATCAAAACCACGAATCAAGATTCAGGCCGGCAAGGTCGTGTCAACTGATAGTTTGTCTAATATGGTTGCCAACATAGGAACCAACCGAGACAAGCGCACGCACAACGTATTTGGCTTTGAGTTCGTCAATCAGATTGAGCTCGAAGCCGCGTATCAGTCGAACTGGATTGCCCGCCGGATCGTGGACAAGCCGAACGAGGATGCCCTGCGTGAGTGGCGCACGTTCAATGGAAAGCAGGCCAAGGACATCCAGAACGAAGAGCGCCGCTTGGGTGTGCAGCAGGCCTACCTTGATACGTGCTGCTGGGCTGACCTGTACGGTGGTGCCGCGCTGCTGATGGTGACAGGGCAAGACCTGAGTTCACCTCTAGACCTGGACAAGATCAAGAAAGGCGGACTGAAGAACCTTGTCGTCCTCGACCGCTGGGATATCCAGCCAACAGAATTCAACCTGACCGACCCGCTCAAGCCAAACTGGATGCTCCCCGAGTACTACATGATGGTTAACGGCGAGCAGCGCATTCACTACAGCCACATCATCCGCCGCACAGGGGCTCGCCTGCCGCGCCGCATGCGCATGTTCGAGCAAGGCTGGGGTGACAGCCGCCTACGTCGCTGCATGTCTGACCTACGCGATGTGGTGGCCACCAAGGGCGGGATTGCCTCGCTGGTGCTTGAGGCCAACGTCGATACGGTGAGCGTTAAGGGTCTGCAAGGCGCTCTCGCCAGCGCTCAGAGTGACAAGATCACTGAGCGTTACCGCCTTTTCGGGATGATGAAGTCGCTTGTTAACCTCGGGCTGCTTGATCAGGACAACGAAAAGTACGAGCGCAACAGTATCTCGTTCTCCGGCCTGAGCCAGATCATGGAGCAGTTCATGGTGTGGACGGCTGGTGCTGCTGAGATGCCCGTTACTGAGTTGTGGGGCCAATCAGCCTCTGGCTTGAGTGCTACAGGTGAAGGTGACCGCAAGACCTACGAAGGCACCATCAAGGGTAAGCAAGACGGCCAGATGCGTCTCGACCTTGAGGCGCTTGACCAGGTGCTGATTCGCTCCGCACTTGGCGACTACCCAGCAGATCTTGAATTTGAATGGAAGCCTCTTTCCCTGCCTACGGGGACTGAACAGGCCCAGGAAGATCTTGCTGATGCGCAGGCCGACGCGCTGAGCATTGAGGCTGGCGTAATTCGCCCTAGCCATGCAATGCGCCGCGTACAGTCGAAGGGAACGTACGCCATCACCGACGAACAGATCGCCGCCCAGGAACAGATCGAGAAGGATCAAGACAATGGAATCGGCGACGACGGCGAAGGTCTCCCCGGCTTCTCCCTTGGAGAAACTGACGGCGACAAACCTGGCGATGCTGGAGCAGCGGAAAAAGAAACCCCGCGGCCCTAA
- a CDS encoding recombination protein NinG gives MSLLAKQPRPKTCKNPACGEKFVAQRLGQAVCSPKCGLAIKDVNADKARKALADVGRKELRAAKERVKRKADHMHDCQTAFNAWVRARDAGKPCISCGTTANVQYAAGHYRTVASCPELRFEPLNVHLQCNRNCNMGKSGSIVEYRIELVKRIGAELVEWLEGPHEPKRYTIEDLKAITAEYRAKTRELRRSAA, from the coding sequence ATGAGCCTCCTAGCCAAACAGCCCCGCCCCAAGACCTGCAAAAACCCAGCATGCGGCGAGAAGTTCGTCGCTCAACGCCTGGGTCAAGCCGTATGCAGCCCCAAGTGTGGTCTTGCCATCAAGGACGTGAACGCTGACAAAGCCCGCAAGGCTCTTGCAGATGTAGGCAGGAAGGAGCTGAGAGCGGCCAAGGAGCGCGTAAAGCGTAAAGCCGACCACATGCACGACTGCCAAACCGCTTTCAACGCCTGGGTGCGCGCCAGGGACGCGGGGAAGCCATGCATCTCGTGCGGCACGACGGCAAACGTCCAGTATGCGGCCGGACACTATCGCACCGTTGCTTCCTGCCCAGAGCTCCGCTTTGAACCGCTCAACGTTCATTTGCAATGCAATCGCAACTGCAACATGGGCAAGTCCGGCTCAATCGTTGAGTACCGCATCGAACTTGTGAAACGGATCGGCGCCGAGCTCGTTGAATGGCTTGAGGGCCCTCACGAGCCCAAGCGCTACACGATCGAAGACCTGAAAGCCATCACCGCCGAATACCGCGCTAAAACCCGTGAACTCAGGAGATCTGCAGCATGA
- a CDS encoding YqaJ viral recombinase family protein codes for MNRVWHDVPQNTEAWQALRLGKATASNFGCIMANDGAAFGEPAKKYALQLALELATGRKAEFSFSTDHMERGHEQEPVARMLYEDAEFVTVTNGGFFDCGDYGDSPDGRVGNKGLIEIKSVTAAVHYATLKRGSFDPAYRWQLVGHLDCADCDWVDFISFCSEFPDASQLIVYRSDRDDFKEELKRLAERRAKFLELVQTTLKSIPR; via the coding sequence ATGAATCGCGTGTGGCATGACGTTCCTCAAAACACCGAAGCGTGGCAAGCGTTAAGACTCGGCAAGGCAACCGCATCCAACTTTGGCTGCATCATGGCGAACGATGGCGCTGCATTTGGCGAGCCTGCCAAGAAGTACGCCCTGCAACTGGCGCTGGAACTTGCAACCGGCCGAAAGGCGGAGTTCAGCTTTTCGACGGACCACATGGAGCGTGGTCATGAGCAGGAACCAGTTGCCCGCATGCTCTACGAAGACGCTGAGTTCGTCACTGTCACAAACGGCGGCTTCTTTGACTGCGGCGATTACGGAGATTCGCCTGACGGGCGAGTTGGCAACAAAGGCCTGATCGAAATCAAGTCCGTCACCGCGGCAGTTCACTACGCAACCCTCAAGCGCGGATCGTTCGACCCGGCTTACCGCTGGCAGTTAGTCGGTCATCTCGACTGCGCAGATTGCGACTGGGTTGATTTCATCAGCTTCTGTTCTGAATTCCCCGACGCAAGCCAGCTAATTGTGTACCGATCGGACCGTGACGATTTCAAGGAAGAACTGAAAAGGCTGGCCGAGCGCCGCGCCAAGTTCCTTGAACTGGTCCAGACAACACTGAAAAGCATCCCGAGGTAG
- a CDS encoding DUF4406 domain-containing protein translates to MSEVKAGVTLRSERANRIYVAGPMTGIEDFNFPAFNAAADRLRWAGWIVENPAEHGIIEGAEWADYLAYDLTKIGTCGAIYLLPGWENSKGAQLEVLVAERLSMQIIHASELAA, encoded by the coding sequence ATGAGCGAAGTTAAAGCAGGCGTAACGCTGCGCAGCGAGCGCGCAAACCGTATCTACGTTGCTGGCCCCATGACTGGAATCGAGGACTTCAACTTCCCGGCGTTCAATGCTGCCGCCGACCGCCTTCGCTGGGCAGGCTGGATTGTTGAGAACCCAGCAGAGCACGGAATCATTGAAGGGGCTGAATGGGCCGACTACCTAGCGTATGACCTGACCAAGATCGGTACGTGCGGGGCCATCTACCTCCTGCCGGGATGGGAAAACTCGAAGGGTGCACAGCTGGAAGTGCTCGTCGCCGAGCGCCTTAGCATGCAGATCATCCACGCATCGGAGTTGGCAGCATGA
- a CDS encoding DUF551 domain-containing protein, with protein MTEWIKVEDRLPNLEGLPDYNCQQCVIAVVRNQVRPMYYARQMYNKTEKGREPRWEDMHGRIASAPTHWQPLPNLPDDVCPF; from the coding sequence ATGACCGAATGGATCAAAGTCGAAGATCGCCTACCAAACCTTGAAGGCCTGCCAGATTACAACTGCCAGCAGTGCGTGATTGCAGTGGTTCGCAATCAAGTAAGGCCAATGTATTACGCCCGACAGATGTACAACAAGACAGAGAAGGGCCGCGAGCCGCGCTGGGAGGACATGCACGGTCGAATCGCATCAGCTCCAACCCATTGGCAGCCATTGCCAAATCTTCCTGATGACGTTTGTCCATTCTAA
- a CDS encoding transcriptional regulator yields MKPTPLERAILAAGSGKALAELLGVTPMAVSYWKVRGVPARQALPIEKATGISRHELRPDLYPVESLSAA; encoded by the coding sequence ATGAAACCCACACCTCTTGAGCGCGCAATCCTTGCGGCCGGATCGGGCAAAGCCCTTGCCGAGCTTCTTGGCGTGACCCCTATGGCGGTCTCCTACTGGAAGGTCAGGGGTGTTCCCGCACGTCAGGCACTTCCTATCGAAAAAGCTACTGGCATATCCCGCCATGAGCTTCGGCCTGATTTATATCCGGTCGAATCCCTTTCTGCCGCTTAA
- a CDS encoding HNH endonuclease encodes MKISSTYVVSLLRYDPTDGAMYWNPRQAHQVNHPELLDLWNRKYAGKRAGTSNRDGYEVIRVGGDQFRTNRLVWELHHGSIPDGMQIDHINGDRRDNRAANLRAVTAAENNKNMRLSHRNTSGIHGVFFVHCDQRFQAHIVVDRKHIYLGYHKTLIDAVAARKSAELRHGFHPNHGR; translated from the coding sequence ATGAAAATAAGCAGCACCTACGTTGTTTCTTTGCTCCGTTACGATCCTACCGACGGCGCTATGTACTGGAATCCCAGGCAGGCACATCAAGTCAACCACCCCGAACTGCTTGATCTCTGGAACAGAAAGTACGCTGGAAAGCGAGCGGGCACGTCGAACAGAGACGGCTACGAAGTGATACGGGTGGGCGGAGATCAGTTTCGCACCAACCGGCTAGTTTGGGAGTTGCATCACGGGTCTATCCCGGATGGCATGCAGATAGATCACATAAATGGTGATCGCCGGGACAACCGTGCCGCCAACCTGCGCGCCGTAACAGCTGCCGAAAACAACAAGAACATGCGGCTTTCGCACCGCAACACCAGCGGGATTCACGGTGTCTTTTTCGTCCACTGCGACCAAAGATTCCAAGCCCACATAGTCGTCGATAGGAAGCATATCTACCTCGGCTATCACAAAACCCTAATTGACGCGGTGGCTGCCCGAAAGTCGGCAGAGCTTCGCCATGGGTTCCACCCAAATCACGGACGTTGA
- a CDS encoding dATP/dGTP diphosphohydrolase domain-containing protein encodes MSELKPSNPKDLIGSGKLPLHLWPVTATALGSLGLLDGMLKYGRSNFRAVGIRASIYYDAASRHLNAWFEGEAVDPDSGLPHLAHALACLAIIVDAEAAGKLNDDRMHPGGYRGLINSLTPHVARLKALHEDKNPTHYTIAGDAQ; translated from the coding sequence ATGAGCGAATTGAAGCCTTCCAACCCTAAAGACCTGATTGGCAGCGGAAAATTGCCATTGCACCTCTGGCCGGTTACTGCCACGGCGCTTGGCAGCCTGGGCTTACTCGACGGGATGCTCAAATATGGCCGATCCAACTTCCGGGCCGTCGGTATCCGCGCCTCGATCTACTACGACGCCGCCAGCCGCCACCTCAATGCATGGTTCGAAGGGGAGGCAGTCGATCCTGATAGCGGGCTTCCTCACCTGGCCCACGCGCTCGCATGCCTGGCCATCATTGTCGACGCAGAGGCAGCCGGGAAGCTCAACGACGACCGCATGCACCCTGGCGGCTACCGAGGCCTGATCAATTCGCTTACGCCTCACGTGGCGCGCCTCAAGGCCCTGCACGAAGACAAGAACCCAACGCATTACACCATCGCCGGAGACGCCCAATGA